In Kribbella amoyensis, the genomic stretch GGGACCGGCCCTGCAACGCTGGCGGTGCGGACACGTGCAGTGGTGTCCCGCAACAGAACTGGGAGTTCACCAAGGTGATCGGTCGTTACCGCGGCTGAGCCCGGAGGTGGGAACGGCCGTCGCCTGGTTGGGGTGGCGGCCGTTCGCCGTTCCGGGGCGGTGTTGACCCTCCGGTTGCCGGAGGGTGCAGATTAGGGGTCATGACGGCATCGGTGACCATCGGTGAGTTCGCGCGGCTCACTCATCTGAGCGTGAAGACGCTGCATCACTACCACGACATCGGCCTGCTCACTCCGGCCTCGATCGACGCGTCCACCGGGTACCGGCGGTACGGGACGGACCAGGTGGACGTGGCGCAGTTGATCCGGCGGCTGCGGAGTCTGCAGATGCCGCTCGCGCAGGTCCGGGCGGTCGTGGACGCGCCCGACCTGACCACGCGGGACCAGGAACTGCGGGCGCACCTCGACCAGATGGAGCAGGAGCTGGTCCGGACCCAGGACGTGGTCGCGTCGCTGCGGACCATGCTCACGCTGCCGACGTCGGCGCTCTCCGTGGAGTACCGCTTCATCCCCGCGTTCCGGGCGTACGGCGTCGCCGACCACGTCGCGCGGGACGACATCGGGCCGTGGTGCGGTGAGGTGTTCCCCCGGTTGGGTGCGGCCGCCGCCCGGGCCGGGATCACGGCGACGGCCGGCGCGACGTACAGCGACGAGTTCTTCGCCGACGAGGCGGGCGAGGTGGTCGCGTTCGTGCCCGTCGCACCCGACCAGGCGCCGGCCGACGGCGTGGAGCTGATCGACCTGCCCGCGGGCTTCTTCGCGATCACCGTGCACGGCGGGCCGTTCACCGACTTCGACCGCACCTACGGAGCCCTCGGGAGCCACGTCGCCGAGCACTGCGAGGTGGCGCCCGGCCCGATCCGTGAGCTCTACCTGGTCGGACCCGGCGACGACGGTGCCGGGCCGGCCGACTACCGCACCGAGATCTGCTGGCCGATCCGGCGCATCCCCTCGACGAACGTCTCCAGTACGAAAGGCTGAACCATGTCTGCTGAATCCGCTGCCGGCTCGGGCATCTCGCTCGAGCACGTCACCTTCGACTGCGCCGACGCGGCCGGTCTGGCCGGCTTCTGGGCCCGGGTGATGGGCCGGGAAGTCGATGCCGGTGGCAACGAGTACTTCGCCACCGTGAACAAGCACGGGGCCGGGACGGCGCTGATGTTCCTCCAGGTCCCGGAGCCGCGGACCGGGAAGAACCGGCTGCACCTGGACCTGGCCACGCGGAACTGGTCCGACGAGGTGGACCGGCTGGTCGGACTCGGGGCCAAGCGGCTGGACGAGTACGACGAGTACGGCGCGCACTGGATCACCCTGGCCGATCCCGAGGGCAACCTGTTCGACCTGGCGGAGATTCGCTGACGCGTCTCCGGGCTCGGCGGGTGCTCAGTCCATTCGGTCGAGGTGGGCCTCGAGCGCGTCGAGGCGGTCCCGCCACAGGTCCCGGTACGGCGCCAGCCAGGCGTCGATCTCGGCCAGTGGCGCGGGCCGCAGCCGGTACCAGCGGCGCTGGGCGTCCTGCCGGACCTCGACCAGGCCGGCGTCGCGGAGGACCTTGAGGTGCTTCGACACCGCCGGCTGGCTGAGGTCGAGCTGCTCGACGAGCTCGCCGACCGGGCGCTCGCCGGCCCGGAGCAGGTCCAGGATCTCCCGCCGCCGCGGTTCCGCGAGCACCTCGAACGTAGTTGCCATATGAGGAATATAACCCCGCCGGCCGTCCGGTCGCGCGGCATCTCAATCCGCAGTCGGGCTGATTCCGTACCGCAGCTGGCCGCGCCGATCTCTCCTGGCAGCCGGGCTCGTTCTTCCTACGGGCCCAGCTGGAGCGTTATGCCCAGGGGTCGGTGATCTCGCGAAGGCTGGTGAGGGCTTCGCGCAGTTGCTTGGCCCGGGCGGGACCGAGGTGGGCGGTCCACTCGGCTTCGACCTCGGCGACGACGGTGTTGGCGACCGGGACGGCCTGGTGGCCGCGGGCAGCGATCTTGACCAGGCG encodes the following:
- a CDS encoding MerR family transcriptional regulator, whose protein sequence is MTASVTIGEFARLTHLSVKTLHHYHDIGLLTPASIDASTGYRRYGTDQVDVAQLIRRLRSLQMPLAQVRAVVDAPDLTTRDQELRAHLDQMEQELVRTQDVVASLRTMLTLPTSALSVEYRFIPAFRAYGVADHVARDDIGPWCGEVFPRLGAAAARAGITATAGATYSDEFFADEAGEVVAFVPVAPDQAPADGVELIDLPAGFFAITVHGGPFTDFDRTYGALGSHVAEHCEVAPGPIRELYLVGPGDDGAGPADYRTEICWPIRRIPSTNVSSTKG
- a CDS encoding VOC family protein, with translation MSAESAAGSGISLEHVTFDCADAAGLAGFWARVMGREVDAGGNEYFATVNKHGAGTALMFLQVPEPRTGKNRLHLDLATRNWSDEVDRLVGLGAKRLDEYDEYGAHWITLADPEGNLFDLAEIR
- a CDS encoding ArsR/SmtB family transcription factor, which codes for MATTFEVLAEPRRREILDLLRAGERPVGELVEQLDLSQPAVSKHLKVLRDAGLVEVRQDAQRRWYRLRPAPLAEIDAWLAPYRDLWRDRLDALEAHLDRMD